A window of Hymenobacter siberiensis genomic DNA:
GATAGCGTGCCTTTTGCATAATGAGCCTACGAGTTACTCCTCCCCGGCAAGGTTAAGCGCTTTAAGGCGCGGAGCCGCAGCGAAAGCGAGTCTGAATAGGGCGTGCAGTCGGGGGGGGTAGACGCGAAACTTTGTGAGCTACCCTTGAGCAGGTTGAAGGTGCGGTAACACGCACTGGAGGACCGAACCAGTTTCCGTTGAAAAGGATTTGGATGACTTGAGGGTAGGGGTGAAAGGCCAATCAAACTGAGAAATAGCTCGTACTCCCCGAAATGTATTGAGGTACAGCGTCGTGGTTGAGGTCATTGGAGGTAGAGCTACCAATAGGACTAGGGGGTGTCAGAGCCTACCGAATCCTGATGAACTCCGAATGCCAATGGCTATACACGGCAGTGAGGCCTGGGGTGCTAAGGTCCCCGGCCGAGAGGGAAAGAACCCAGACCAACAGCTAAGGTCCCTAAATCTAGATTAAGTTGAACAAAGGAGGTCCACTTGCTTTGACAGCCAGGAGGTTGGCTTGGAAGCAGCCATTCCTTTAAAGAGTGCGTAACAGCTCACTGGTCGAGCGAGCGGGCGTCGATAATACGCGGGCATCAAATCTAGTACCGAAGCTTTGGATGTGATGTGCAAGACCATCACGTGGTAGGGGAGCATTCTCCTTGCGGTGAAGGCGTGTCGTCAGGCATGTTGGAGCGTGGAGAAAAGCATATGTAGGCATGAGTAACGATAATGCGGGTGAGAAACCCGCACGCCGATAGACTAAGGTTTCCAATTCAACGCTAATCGGAATTGGGTTAGTCGGGACCTAAGGGGAAGCCGAAAGGTGCACTCGATGGACAGCAGGTTAATATTCCTGTACTAATGGTAGCAAGTGATGCAGTGACGCAGAAGTGAAAGCACCGCGGGCGGACGGAAGTGCCCGTTGAAGGCCGTAGGTATTGGGACCGTAGTTAAGTACGCGGACCTAGCCGAAAGCTGATAGTACCGTACGACCTTCGGGTCACGCGGATAGTGTGCCTAATCGGACTGCCAAGAAAACCTGCTAAGCGTTTTAATGCTATTATTACCCGTACCGCAAACCGACACAGGTAGTCAAGGAGAGTATCCTGAGGCGCTCGAGTGAATCACGGCCAAGGAACTCGGCAAAATGGACCTGTAACTTCGGGAGAAGGGTCGCTTCCTCGTTGCAAGACGAGAAGCCGCAGTGAAAAGGCCCAGGCGACTGTTTAACAAAAACACATGACTTTGCTAACGCGCAAGCGGACGTATAAGGTCTGACACCTGCCCGGTGCCGGAAGGTTAAGAGGGGAACTTAGTCGCAAGGCGAAGGTTTGAATCGAAGCCCCGGTAAACGGCGGCCGTAACTATAACGGTCCTAAGGTAGCGAAATTCCTTGTCGGGTAAGTTCCGACCTGCACGAATGGTGTAACGATCTGGGCGCTGTCTCAGCCGTGAGCTCGGTGAAATTGTAGTCTCGGTGAAGATGCCGAGTACCCGCCACGGGACGGAAAGACCCCGTGCACCTTTACTATAGGTTGCCATTGGTGTTGGGTTCGGCATGTGTAGCATAGGCGGGAGGCGCTGAGCCGGGGACGCTAGTTCTCGGGGAGCCAACGTTGAAATACCGCCCTTGCCGTGCCTGATGCCTAATCCCGGAATACCGGGAGACAGTGGCTGCTGGGTAGTTTGACTGGGGTGGTCGCCTCCAAAAGAGTATCGGAGGCTTTCAAAGGTCCACTCAGTACGCTTGGTAACCGTACGCAGAGCGCAATAGCATAAGTGGGCTTGACTGTGAGGCCGACTAGCCGAGCAGGGTCGAAAGACGGATATAGTGATCCGGTGGTTCCGCATGGAAGGGCCATCGCTCAAAGGATAAAAGGTACGCCGGGGATAACAGGCTGATCTCCCCCAAGAGCTCATATCGACGGGGAGGTTTGGCACCTCGATGTCGGCTCGTCACGTCCTGGGGCTGGAGAAGGTCCCAAGGGTTCGGCTGTTCGCCGATTAAAGTGGCACGCGAGCTGGGTTCAGAACGTCGTGAGACAGTTCGGTCCCTATCTGTGGTGGGCGTTGGAAATTTGACAGGACCTGTCCTTAGTACGAGAGGACCGGGATGGACCAGCCGCTGGTGCGCCGGTTGTACCGCCAGGTGCAGCGCCGGGTAGCTACGCTGGGACGAGATAAGCGCTGAAAGCATCTAAGTGCGAAACTCACCTGGAGATGAGATTTCCCAATGGAAGGCCCGTCGGAGATGACGACGTTGATAGGCGGCAGGTGAAAAACTAGAAATAGAATAGCTGAGCCGTACTAAGTGGCCGAGGGCTTCTTTTCATCCGCAAGGATGGCGTCGAGCGCGCACAATACGTTTCGTTTTTGTCCCCTTATGTCGAGTTATTGAGGAGTGTGTTCCTGCGCAAGCAGGGTAATAGAACACGCACACTCCCCGCCAGCAATGGTGGCTTTAGCCCGGGTGTTCACCTCTTCCCATTCCGAACAGAGTCGTTAAGCCCCGGTGCGCCTATGGTACTGCCTTCACCGGTGGGAGAGTCGGTCGCCGCCAACCTTACAACAGGAAATCCTCTTGGATGCTTTCACCAGCAACCAAGAGGATTTTTGCTGTCTGCGATGATGCAGAAAGAGTTTGGACTGGCGTATTTTTGTCAACTTATCTTTATTTACATTATTTTTGCAAGTTTCTCCCGCACGCTATAGCAGAAGTATTGATTGGGTAACGGTATTGCTTTATGTGATACTGGTTGGAATCGGTTGGGTTTGTATTTATGCATCGAGCTACTCGCCGGACGCGCCAGCAAATCCTTTAAGCAATATGAGCTTTGATAAGCTGATGGCGTTTAACTGGTTCAAACAATTATTATGGATTGCGACTGGAGTTGTATTGATTGTTGTACTGCTGGTAGTTGACTACAAGGCATATGATACTCTGGCGTATGCGTTGTATGCGGGCATGATTGTGCTGCTGCTGATAACAATGGTGGTGGCTCGGCCGATTGCTGGGTCCCGTTCCTGGTTGGAATTGGGACCGGTAAGATTGCAACCAGCTGAGTTTGCAAAGTTTACGACTGCGTTGGCTGCTTCACGCTTTATGGCGAGTATTAACCTGAGATATCAGGATTGGCGTGACCAGTTGATACTGGCTGGGATTACGCTGTTGCCGCCGTTGCTGATTGTAGCGTCGAATGAATCGGGGCAGGCGCTGGTTTTTGGGGCGTTGCTGCTGGCTTACTTCCGGGAGGGGATGTCTCCGCTGATATTACTGTTGTTGGTAGTGGCCGGCGTTGTGTTGATATTGGCTTTAATAGTGCCGAAGATGTGGCTTATGGCTGCTTTTACGGTGATTTTGCTGGCTGTGCTGGGGATTAACCGGCGAGTGTTGCGGCACCATATGCCGTTGGCAATTGGGGTATGGGTGGCGGTGATTGGAATGGTTGTGGGTGTAGATTTCTTCTATAACCACGTATTACAGCCCCACCAGCGGCAGCGGATTGAGATATTAATAAATCCTTCTTCGGACCCGTTGGGTAAGGGATGGAATGTAACTCAAAGTAAAATTGCCATTGGGTCGGGGGGATTGTTGGGGAAGGGTTTTCTGCAAGGGACGCAGACTAAATTCGATTTCGTACCTGAGCAGAGTACTGATTTTATTTTTTGTACGGTAGGGGAGGAATTTGGCTGGATGGGCAGCTTAGTGGTGATTGGGCTTTACCTAACGCTGCTGTGGCGCATTATTTATGTGGCGGAGCGGCAAAAGTCTGTTTTTGGACGAACGTATGGCTATTGTGTGGCGAGTATTTTGTTTTTCCACATCACTGTGAATATGGGCATGACAATAGGCTTGGCTCCGGTGGTAGGTATTCCACTGCCTTTCTTCAGCTACGGCGGGTCTTCATTATGGTCGTTTACCATTTTACTGTTTAGCCTACTGGCGCTTGATGCTTACCGAAAGCAGGATTTGGTACGCTGATGGGGAAAGCACAGGTGCCGGGTTGGGTGTGGGCGGTGCTGGTGGGCGCACACGTATTGACGTTGGGCTGGGTGCTTCGCCAAGGGAATTGGTCTTTTGCGGATACGGGGCGCTACATTCAGGCGGCTGAGAACCTGTGGCGGTATGGGGAGCTTTATGCTCGGCCCTGGCCTGCGATAGTACCCAGTGGGCAGGCGGTGCAGGAGTTCACGATTCGGCCAGTTGGTTATCCGCTGGTTATACTAGGCTTGGGAAGCGCTACCGGGCACCCGGCAATGCTGCTGGTGCTTCAGAATATGCTTAGTCTGCTGAGCTTGGGGGTGGTATTGAGGTGGTGGGGGCGATGGGCAAACCCTGGCTCTTTGGATTGGGCGCTGGCAGTAGGGGCGGTGTTAACTTTTCCGGCTCAGCTTATCTATGCGAGTTCTGTGATGAGTGAAATGCTGCTGCAAACGGCAGTACTCGGTATCGCTATTTCAGCTTTTGCGTTTACTCGTTCTTGCCGACTGCGGTATTTTGCGGCCGGGGTGGTGGCGGTGGTGGCGGCTTTGCTGCTAAAACCAGTTTTTTATCCGTTGGCATTTGTGGTTACGGTGCTGGCGGTAGGGGTGGGCTGGCGCTACCGCCGTTTGGCAGTGGTGGTCATTGGCCTGGTCCCTGTGTTGGTGGTGGGGCTGTACATGCAGTGGAACCAGCAGCGGACAGGTTATTTTCATTTTTCGAGTATTGCGGAAATTAATTTGCTGCAGTACAATGCAGCGGGGGTGGTGCGGCAGATTGCCGGACCGGAAGTAGAAGAAAAATGGGTGACGCAGGTAATAGAGCGGGCTAATGCGGCATCGGATTTTGCGACGCGGCAGCATTTTATTCAGGCCCAGGCGGGGGCAATGCTGACGGCGCATCTCGACTTGTATGCGCGGCAACATGTGCAAGGGATGGTTGCGTTATTCCTGGACCCTGGCCGTTTCGATTTGAGTCAGCTGCTGGGCTGGCCACCGCCTGCCGGAGGCGGCTTGCTGAATCAGGCGCGGCAGGGCCGGCTGTGGCAGGCTGCTACAAGCCTGCCTTGGGGGCAACTGGCACTATTGGGGATAATATTGCTGGCGAACGTAGCCCGATTGGGGTTTGCCGTGCGCGGTTTTCATCGGTTGCAACACGGTAGTGATGCGATGCGCTACGGACGCTGGGTGGCAGTGGGGCTGTTGCTGTACGTGGCGGCCCTGACTGGCCCCTTGGGGGCAGCTCGGTTTTTGGTGCCGGTGTGGCCACTGCTGCTGGCGTTGGCATTGGTGGGGCTCCGAGGGCCACAGCCGTTAATGCAAAAGAAAGAAGGCTAACCGGGGTACGGTTAGCCTTCTTGCAGAAGAAAACGACTCAATGTAGAAAAATACTTGCGTGTTGCTAGGCGAATTTGCGCTCAATGAGCTTCAGGAGCTTGTTGACATGCTCTTCCTTGCGGCTCCAATCGTAGCGCTGCGAAAGGTCGGTATTGACGTAGGCACGGGCCTGGTCGATGGCGGGCAGGGAATCGAGGTGCTGAATAGCGGCGTGGTAATCCATGTTTTCACCATTGAACAGCTCGTTGATGAAGCTAAAGCGCTGGTTAATGGAAATGGCTTCGCGCAGTGTATCAACTTTGGGGCCTGAGCGCTCGGCCAGCGTAGCGGGAGCCGACGTGGCGCGGAGCGTTTCGGCTAAAGGAGAGGCAGCTTGCTGGCCGGCTTTCAGCTTTTCGTGCAGGGGAACGATGGCGGAATCAACCGTTGGAAGCGGCCGCGTTGGCGGTCCGGCGATTGGCGCAGGCTTGGGCACAATTGGCGCGGGTGGTTCCGGCAGCTCTTCCTTGGGGGCCGCAACGAACGTGGGGGGAGCTACAGGAGCCGAAACCGGGGCCGGCTCCTTGACCCGTGGGGGCGTGGCGGCAACGGATACCGGGCCATCCTCAAGCAGGTCGGCAGTGGTGAGGGGCAAAAGCGTGCTGAGCTCGGTGACGAGCCGCTGGATGGGCTGATGGGCCTTGTAGTTAGCGGTGCGGTAAAGCTCGAACCGATGCGCGAGGAAATCGCGGCTGAGGTCGTCGCTAACCGGTAGGCTATCAATAAAACCCTGGTAAAAAGCTTTGTCGATGTCGATGTAGCGCAGGTTATCGCGCAGCAAAGCCAGGGTAGGCTTTTCGGTATTGCCGAGAAGCAGCCGCTGGAAGCCGCCCGTAGGGTCGGCTACCATGCCAAGGGTATCGGTGGCGGCCTGGGCCAACAGGGGCTCAAAAGTGGCGCGGTTCAGGCTGATGTGCCGCGAAAGCACATTCATGAACTGGGCCAGAGCGGCCTGCACCGGGGCAGCCTCAAAGTCAAAATAGGTACTGCGCAGGCGGGCGGTTTCGGCCTGCCATTGGCCCAATAGCTGGCGGATAACCAATAAGTTGAGCTGGCGAATGGGCGTGAACTTGAGCACGGCCGGGCCGTCGATGGTGGCAGTGGGCTGGGTACCAAAATGCTGGTCGCAGAGCCGGGCGGCCAGGCGGCGGCCATACTGTGCACACTTGGCGAGGCTATATTTGTCGTTCATAAAAAGGCCGGGTTTCGGTGGCCCAAGTTAGGCACAAATGGCCCTGTTGACGATTGAAAACTTGCCCGGCGCGGCCGTGAACGTACCCGCCGGGGCCACATTGCTGGCGGCTTTGCAAGCTGCGGGCCACGACTGGATGCACGCCTGCGGGGCCAAAGGGCGCTGCACTACCTGCCGCGTCCAGCTGCGGGCGGGCCAGGAAAACCTGAGCCCGCTCACGGTGGCCGAGCTGCGCTACCAGGCGGCCGGCCGCCTCCTGCCCAATGAGCGCCTGACCTGCCAGGCCCAACTGCCCATGGGCGATGCCACCGGCTGTGTGCCCGAGGCAACGCAATTGCCCCACGTGCGGTACGGCGAAGGCCTGGCGGCCGATTGACTGAAATATTGGCTGGCCCGCGCCGGCAGGGAAAGGCAGGTGGTCAGGGCGTTTGCTGATTTGGGGGCAGGGGCGGTGAATGTGGCGGGCATCGCCCTTGGTGGTTCGTCCCTAACTTTAGGATTCAAAACCACCCAAGCCCGTCCGTATTTTGTTTATTGAACCTCGCGTCGGAAACCGCCACAATGCCCCCCGCCGGGGCTGGATTGAAGTGGTGTGTGGCTCCATGTTTTCGGGCAAGACCGAAGAACTGATTCGCCGCCTCACCCGTGCCCGCATTGCCCGGCAGCGGGTCGAAATTTTTAAGCCTGCGATTGATACGCGCTACCACGCCGAAGATGTGGTGAGCCACAACGCCGCCCGCATTCGCTCGACGCCGGTGGCCATTGCCTCGGAAATTCTACTGCTCGCGGCTGGGTCCGACGTA
This region includes:
- a CDS encoding 2Fe-2S iron-sulfur cluster-binding protein, coding for MALLTIENLPGAAVNVPAGATLLAALQAAGHDWMHACGAKGRCTTCRVQLRAGQENLSPLTVAELRYQAAGRLLPNERLTCQAQLPMGDATGCVPEATQLPHVRYGEGLAAD
- the rodA gene encoding rod shape-determining protein RodA, with the translated sequence MQVSPARYSRSIDWVTVLLYVILVGIGWVCIYASSYSPDAPANPLSNMSFDKLMAFNWFKQLLWIATGVVLIVVLLVVDYKAYDTLAYALYAGMIVLLLITMVVARPIAGSRSWLELGPVRLQPAEFAKFTTALAASRFMASINLRYQDWRDQLILAGITLLPPLLIVASNESGQALVFGALLLAYFREGMSPLILLLLVVAGVVLILALIVPKMWLMAAFTVILLAVLGINRRVLRHHMPLAIGVWVAVIGMVVGVDFFYNHVLQPHQRQRIEILINPSSDPLGKGWNVTQSKIAIGSGGLLGKGFLQGTQTKFDFVPEQSTDFIFCTVGEEFGWMGSLVVIGLYLTLLWRIIYVAERQKSVFGRTYGYCVASILFFHITVNMGMTIGLAPVVGIPLPFFSYGGSSLWSFTILLFSLLALDAYRKQDLVR